One Streptomyces sp. NBC_00554 DNA segment encodes these proteins:
- a CDS encoding AAA family ATPase, with protein sequence MTESSEWLIYRGAGEPHDGIDRLPDPPPWRDFASRAEAAAGTNGDGSEDRRLGAHRHLAELHRPGAEELEMINAALYLRRPLLVTGSPGAGKSTLAHSVAYELGLGNVLRWPIVSRSTLQDGLYHYDAIARLQDVQIAAPQGADPATPGAPGSVEGIGSYIRLGPLGTALLASDTPRVLLIDELDKSDIDLPNDLLNVLEEGEFAIPELERVADRLPDGEAQVLTADGTKARVRDGRVRCRAFPFVVLTSNGERDFPAPLMRRCIHLELGRPDHKRLATFVRAHLGDEAARAGDDLITHFLERSRSELVAADQLLNAIYLTDAAAPPSRDRLADLLIQRLDRPR encoded by the coding sequence ATGACCGAATCCAGCGAGTGGCTCATCTACCGGGGCGCCGGTGAACCCCACGACGGCATAGACCGCCTCCCGGACCCGCCTCCGTGGCGCGATTTCGCGAGCCGGGCCGAGGCCGCGGCCGGGACGAACGGTGACGGTTCCGAGGACCGCAGGCTGGGCGCGCACCGGCACCTGGCCGAACTGCACCGGCCGGGCGCCGAGGAACTCGAGATGATCAACGCGGCGCTCTATCTGCGCCGGCCCCTCCTCGTCACCGGCAGTCCGGGCGCGGGCAAGAGCACGCTCGCGCATTCCGTGGCGTACGAACTCGGTCTGGGCAATGTGCTGCGGTGGCCGATCGTCAGCCGGTCCACGCTCCAGGACGGGCTGTACCACTACGACGCGATCGCCCGGCTCCAGGACGTGCAGATCGCCGCGCCGCAGGGCGCCGACCCGGCCACTCCCGGGGCCCCCGGCTCCGTCGAGGGCATCGGCAGCTACATCCGCCTCGGCCCCCTCGGAACCGCGCTGCTGGCGTCCGACACCCCGCGTGTGCTGCTCATCGACGAGCTGGACAAGAGCGACATCGACCTGCCGAACGACCTTCTCAACGTGCTGGAGGAGGGCGAGTTCGCGATCCCCGAGCTGGAGCGCGTCGCCGACCGGCTGCCGGACGGCGAGGCCCAGGTGCTCACCGCCGACGGCACCAAGGCGCGGGTGCGGGACGGCCGGGTGCGCTGTCGTGCCTTCCCGTTCGTGGTGCTCACCAGCAACGGCGAGCGCGACTTTCCCGCCCCCCTCATGCGCCGCTGCATCCACCTGGAACTCGGCCGCCCGGATCACAAACGTCTCGCCACCTTCGTACGCGCCCACCTCGGCGACGAGGCCGCGCGGGCCGGAGACGATCTCATCACCCACTTCCTGGAACGCTCCCGCAGCGAACTAGTCGCCGCCGACCAGCTGTTGAACGCCATCTACCTCACCGACGCGGCAGCCCCGCCAAGTCGCGACCGTCTCGCGGACCTGCTCATCCAGCGACTCGACCGCCCGAGGTGA
- the fxsA gene encoding FxSxx-COOH cyclophane-containing RiPP peptide, producing MGVQSDLPGSGEELPELPDLLSLDLADLRTVQHPVLAEVLAELTERAGQPSEMLWGFNNAF from the coding sequence ATGGGCGTACAGAGTGATCTGCCGGGTTCCGGGGAGGAGCTGCCGGAGTTGCCCGATCTGCTGTCGCTGGATCTGGCGGACCTGAGGACGGTTCAACACCCGGTGCTGGCCGAGGTGTTGGCCGAGCTGACGGAGCGGGCCGGGCAACCGAGCGAGATGCTCTGGGGGTTCAACAACGCGTTCTGA
- the fxsT gene encoding FxSxx-COOH system tetratricopeptide repeat protein, whose translation MSGARKPVGPAERGAAKQTVTISFAGFNRPWAAWMGDRLQRRGHHVVYARWDSPAETPLVDLLRDLKDAEGRILVVVSEWYFRLGPRTHEEWNAALREVVAPDVSRFAAVSVTTAAVPTATAVLAAVNLTNMGADEAERRLLERLDLPGDPLPQSAEDLRRGTRFPAAMPEVWGGVPRRNTRFTGRESLLNEAYHLLTGADPGAGVVTMHGMSGVGKTQLAAEYVYRFGPEYDVVWWVNAESRVTYRRHLAELAPRLGLSTGQEYGERLRAVRESLRRGDPYARWLLVLDGADDPNQIWDLVPTGPGHVLITSRNPEWGEHNSRLLEVPVYDRYESVAFIRRRAPRLTEPEADQLAEALEDLPLLLDQTAGWLNDSDLSVQDYIALLDGGIDEDVVKVSGDFPLAFQTAWSILLNKLRETVPESVDLLRLCTFFAPGFIPVRLLKEMPHDELPEQVAGLLNDPLLWNKAINQLRQYSVVRLESHEVPSDDAAATGEALYLHRMVHQIVRNDMPAADRREFTDVVRGALAAADPRRPTDPELWKGYADIVPHLEYADALNSTDPAVQRLVFNCLRYMYFSGEYASGIALGRRALDAWRSLLGETHPRVWELTHHYANLLRAVGDYGSTEEIMRAASEHLREERGPQDLEHLRAAGGLAASLRGLARYDEAMELSGWILAAYRELLGDQDSRTLNAQNNLAVSLRLLGRYDESLDWNQRTMEERRLLLRARHPWTLYSEYAYATDLRLLGRYAEAESVQARNVREQKFVMGPDNPQTLEAEHNLALCQYRSGEREKAGALLTSVLERCERVLGETDPLTLRFAVTQSCFVREHGDIDRARELGESLLARYEVMLDVHPFVSGARANQALILRSVGEREHAHVMIEQALADMTEAVGENHPWALGCAINASALRNLVGDTESAASLSKDTITRAIEALGRTHPLTLSARIAYAADLRGLRDRRQAEKVEQEALSDLDTTLGKQHVHTISARSRNRPFWDFEPQIT comes from the coding sequence ATGTCTGGAGCTCGAAAGCCGGTCGGGCCAGCCGAAAGGGGGGCCGCGAAGCAGACCGTTACGATCAGTTTCGCGGGCTTCAACCGGCCCTGGGCGGCATGGATGGGGGACCGTCTGCAGCGCCGCGGCCACCATGTCGTGTACGCGCGGTGGGATTCCCCTGCCGAGACTCCCCTCGTGGACCTGCTGCGGGACCTGAAGGACGCCGAGGGCCGGATCCTGGTCGTCGTCAGCGAGTGGTACTTCCGACTCGGCCCGCGCACCCACGAGGAGTGGAACGCCGCGCTGCGCGAGGTGGTCGCGCCCGACGTGTCCCGCTTCGCGGCCGTCTCGGTCACCACGGCCGCCGTGCCCACGGCCACCGCGGTGCTCGCCGCCGTCAATCTGACCAACATGGGCGCGGACGAGGCCGAGCGGCGTCTCCTGGAGCGGCTCGACCTGCCCGGTGATCCGCTGCCGCAGTCCGCGGAGGACCTCCGTCGAGGGACGCGCTTCCCGGCGGCCATGCCCGAGGTGTGGGGCGGGGTGCCGCGCCGCAACACCCGCTTCACCGGCCGTGAGTCGCTGCTCAACGAGGCCTACCACCTGCTGACGGGCGCCGATCCGGGCGCCGGTGTGGTCACCATGCACGGCATGTCGGGGGTCGGCAAGACCCAGCTCGCCGCGGAGTACGTGTACCGCTTCGGGCCCGAGTACGACGTGGTGTGGTGGGTCAACGCCGAGAGCCGGGTCACCTACCGACGTCATCTCGCCGAACTCGCCCCGAGGCTGGGCCTGTCCACGGGCCAGGAGTACGGCGAACGGCTGCGCGCGGTGCGGGAGTCGCTGCGCCGCGGTGATCCCTACGCGCGCTGGCTGCTGGTACTCGACGGTGCGGACGACCCGAACCAGATCTGGGACCTGGTACCGACCGGCCCCGGCCATGTGCTGATCACCTCACGCAACCCCGAGTGGGGGGAGCACAACAGCAGACTCCTTGAGGTGCCGGTGTACGACAGGTACGAGTCGGTGGCGTTCATCCGCCGCCGTGCGCCCCGGCTGACGGAGCCAGAGGCCGACCAGCTGGCGGAGGCGCTGGAGGATCTGCCCCTGCTCCTTGACCAGACGGCGGGCTGGCTGAACGACTCCGACCTCTCCGTGCAGGACTACATCGCCCTCCTGGACGGAGGCATCGACGAGGACGTGGTCAAGGTCTCCGGCGACTTCCCACTGGCCTTCCAGACCGCCTGGTCGATACTGCTGAACAAACTCCGCGAGACCGTCCCGGAGTCCGTCGACCTGCTGCGCCTGTGCACGTTCTTCGCGCCCGGCTTCATCCCCGTACGTCTCCTCAAGGAGATGCCGCACGACGAACTGCCCGAGCAGGTCGCCGGACTGCTCAACGACCCGCTCCTGTGGAACAAGGCGATCAACCAGCTGCGCCAGTACTCCGTGGTCCGCCTGGAGTCCCACGAAGTACCGTCCGACGACGCGGCGGCCACCGGAGAGGCCCTGTACCTCCACCGCATGGTGCACCAGATCGTGCGCAACGACATGCCTGCGGCGGACCGGCGCGAGTTCACCGACGTGGTGCGGGGCGCACTCGCGGCCGCCGATCCACGCAGGCCCACGGACCCCGAACTGTGGAAGGGCTACGCGGACATCGTCCCGCATCTGGAATACGCGGACGCGCTCAACAGCACCGACCCCGCCGTCCAGCGGCTGGTCTTCAACTGCCTGCGCTACATGTACTTCTCCGGCGAGTACGCGTCGGGGATCGCACTCGGCAGACGCGCCTTGGATGCGTGGCGCTCCCTGCTCGGCGAGACCCACCCTCGGGTGTGGGAGCTGACCCACCACTACGCCAACCTGCTGCGCGCGGTGGGCGACTACGGCAGCACGGAGGAGATCATGCGGGCCGCCTCGGAGCATCTCCGAGAGGAACGCGGACCGCAGGACCTGGAGCACCTGCGAGCCGCCGGTGGCCTCGCCGCGAGCCTGCGCGGCCTCGCCCGCTACGACGAGGCCATGGAACTGTCCGGCTGGATCCTGGCGGCGTACCGGGAACTCCTGGGAGACCAGGACTCGCGCACCCTCAACGCGCAGAACAACCTCGCGGTCTCACTGCGCCTGCTCGGCCGCTACGACGAGTCCCTCGACTGGAACCAGCGGACGATGGAGGAGCGGCGGCTGCTGCTGCGGGCACGGCACCCGTGGACGCTCTACTCCGAGTACGCCTACGCGACCGATCTACGTCTCCTCGGCCGCTACGCGGAGGCCGAATCGGTCCAGGCGAGGAACGTACGCGAGCAGAAGTTCGTGATGGGCCCCGACAACCCGCAGACGCTGGAGGCCGAGCACAACCTCGCTCTGTGCCAGTACCGCAGCGGCGAGCGCGAGAAGGCGGGCGCGCTCCTCACGAGCGTGCTGGAGCGTTGCGAGCGCGTCCTGGGCGAGACGGACCCGCTCACCCTGAGGTTCGCCGTCACCCAGAGCTGTTTCGTACGGGAGCACGGTGACATCGACCGGGCACGGGAGCTCGGCGAGTCACTCCTCGCCCGCTACGAAGTGATGCTGGACGTGCACCCCTTCGTCTCCGGAGCGCGTGCCAACCAGGCCCTGATCCTGCGCAGCGTGGGCGAACGGGAGCACGCCCACGTCATGATCGAACAGGCGCTGGCCGACATGACCGAGGCGGTGGGGGAGAACCACCCCTGGGCTCTGGGGTGTGCCATCAACGCCTCGGCCCTGCGCAATCTCGTCGGAGACACCGAGTCCGCCGCATCGCTCAGCAAGGACACCATCACCCGGGCCATCGAGGCGCTCGGCCGAACCCATCCGCTGACCCTGTCCGCCCGTATCGCGTACGCGGCCGACCTCCGCGGCCTGAGGGACCGCCGACAGGCGGAGAAGGTCGAGCAGGAGGCTCTGTCGGACCTCGACACGACCCTGGGCAAGCAGCACGTCCACACCATCTCGGCCCGCTCCCGCAACCGCCCCTTCTGGGACTTCGAGCCGCAGATCACCTGA
- a CDS encoding SAV_2336 N-terminal domain-related protein gives MPDAAARHGPVPPIPTGSGSTPSGPSGPSGSSGPSGGDPIAELVVRLRRIGLDPDAEQLCDTLWLARWTRPPDAGDVQEGAVPSPGALPAGRDPVTDRPDTRDTVAVPPGDRPEPEQGAGADRRVALYPVPLDGGARTRGYGRATALPIGVPAAPAFPAPLELQRALRPLQGYRTAAPPLRTVLDETATAELSARAGGLVLPVFRGVTRADAALQLVMDASSSMRVWDRMFAELEQVFGQLGAFWDIQVSHLHPGPDGAPAVSRSPEPHAAPLHSADRLSDPTGRRITVLVSDCAGPLWHSGHAHRLLHHLSRQGPAAVLQPLPQRMWNRTRLPVSYGELTRGEALAGAATLKVRLPAGAPPEAREGALPVPVLPPEPAALGAWARLLSGAGAGPVAGAVGWVRANHAPARAARPGRTLSALELVSRFRSNASQTAGRLAGYVAAAPLSLPVMQLVQRTMLPDSGPSELAEVLLSGLVSRAKEEEYGADGAQWYEFAPGVQEALLSPLGRDEAMLVLKHCSEYIENRFGKGGPNFPALALAQLGEGGSGRPYAPGDGYQSGHGDNGDNGGGTLVPQPFAEVAARVLERFMPLPEQFALYGGRGRTDLVDDRPTHTAVIRARSLVGQFDTDGMVQDLIDAVQLLRGATEHERPAGADPELWAEYATSLLRLWEVQGGPELLREAEAAAERAVAHPRALRERAALARVLHSAAIDRRRRGDNRGALDLLQRADREYAVACAATELETEEALGLTLERVRALETQWRLGGDSALLQSAVGMLEAFADAWPERSQRPPELPLAHGRVLLHLSGDTADDEQARLYAEQGAHSLRDALDPGPGHVLPLAGEPSRARVRILLDLIDALLKSGGALDDAQARVDEALGLTREQGLRASLLVRAGRIRVARYAESGDPGELRAAAEHFEHAARGVPRDAPAHADVLAEWGEVLLRRAVLDTGPGARESLSRAIRVLRDCRTETPAGSGHLARRLLLLGRALMLRHRDRGDRVDLREAEHLLGLAAQEAGEPLMAARCWLELGQAHFEAYQSLGRPARLDEAVDAFRAAAESARDAEEVAETDRRRQEAMELGAQAHHWRGMSYEAAARPRAAREAYRAARAEWSRLPDGAVATGEPTARQTAQRLAELE, from the coding sequence ATGCCTGACGCAGCGGCGCGCCACGGGCCCGTCCCTCCGATACCGACCGGAAGCGGGTCGACACCTTCCGGACCTTCCGGGCCCTCCGGATCCTCCGGGCCTTCCGGCGGCGACCCGATCGCCGAACTCGTCGTCCGGCTGCGGCGGATCGGGCTCGACCCCGACGCCGAGCAGCTGTGCGACACCCTCTGGCTGGCCCGCTGGACGCGTCCGCCGGACGCCGGTGACGTGCAGGAGGGAGCCGTCCCGTCGCCCGGTGCGCTGCCCGCCGGTCGTGACCCGGTCACCGATCGGCCGGACACCCGGGACACCGTTGCCGTCCCGCCCGGCGACCGGCCGGAGCCTGAGCAGGGTGCGGGCGCGGACCGCCGTGTCGCGCTGTACCCCGTACCGCTGGACGGCGGCGCGCGGACGCGTGGGTACGGCCGGGCCACGGCGCTGCCGATCGGGGTGCCCGCCGCGCCCGCGTTCCCCGCGCCGCTCGAACTCCAGCGCGCCTTACGGCCGTTGCAGGGCTACCGGACCGCCGCCCCGCCCCTGCGGACGGTCCTCGACGAGACGGCGACCGCGGAGCTGAGCGCCAGGGCGGGCGGTCTCGTGCTGCCGGTGTTCCGCGGGGTGACCCGGGCCGACGCCGCGCTCCAGCTGGTGATGGACGCCTCCTCGTCGATGCGGGTGTGGGACCGGATGTTCGCCGAACTGGAGCAGGTCTTCGGCCAGTTGGGTGCCTTCTGGGACATCCAGGTCAGCCATCTGCACCCCGGCCCGGACGGCGCGCCGGCCGTCAGCCGCAGTCCGGAGCCGCACGCGGCCCCGCTGCACTCCGCGGACCGGCTGAGCGACCCCACGGGCCGCCGGATCACCGTTCTGGTCAGCGACTGCGCGGGCCCGCTGTGGCACAGCGGCCACGCCCACCGGCTGCTCCACCACCTGTCCCGGCAGGGCCCCGCCGCCGTACTCCAGCCGCTGCCGCAGCGCATGTGGAACCGCACCCGACTCCCGGTCTCGTACGGCGAGTTGACGCGCGGCGAGGCGCTCGCGGGCGCCGCCACGCTGAAGGTCCGGCTGCCGGCGGGCGCCCCGCCGGAGGCCCGCGAAGGCGCGCTCCCGGTGCCCGTACTGCCTCCGGAGCCCGCCGCGCTCGGCGCCTGGGCGCGGCTACTGTCCGGCGCCGGCGCCGGTCCCGTCGCCGGAGCGGTCGGCTGGGTGCGCGCGAACCACGCGCCCGCCCGGGCGGCCCGCCCCGGACGCACACTGTCCGCGCTCGAACTGGTCAGCCGGTTCCGCTCCAACGCCTCCCAGACCGCCGGACGACTCGCCGGCTATGTCGCGGCGGCGCCGCTCAGCCTGCCCGTGATGCAGCTGGTGCAGCGGACCATGCTGCCCGACTCCGGACCCTCCGAACTGGCCGAGGTGCTGCTCAGCGGCCTGGTCTCGCGTGCCAAGGAAGAGGAGTACGGGGCGGACGGCGCCCAGTGGTACGAGTTCGCGCCCGGCGTGCAGGAGGCGCTGCTGTCGCCGCTGGGCCGGGACGAGGCCATGCTCGTCCTCAAGCACTGTTCCGAGTACATCGAGAACCGCTTCGGCAAGGGCGGCCCCAACTTCCCGGCCCTGGCGCTCGCGCAGCTCGGCGAGGGCGGTTCCGGGCGGCCGTACGCGCCCGGTGACGGATACCAGAGCGGGCACGGAGACAACGGGGACAACGGCGGCGGCACCCTCGTGCCGCAGCCCTTCGCCGAGGTCGCCGCACGGGTATTGGAGCGCTTCATGCCATTGCCGGAACAGTTCGCGCTGTACGGCGGCCGGGGTCGGACGGACCTCGTCGACGACCGCCCGACCCACACCGCGGTGATCCGGGCCCGCTCCCTGGTCGGCCAGTTCGACACCGACGGCATGGTGCAGGACCTCATCGACGCCGTACAGCTGCTGCGCGGCGCCACCGAACACGAACGACCCGCCGGGGCCGACCCCGAACTCTGGGCCGAGTACGCCACCAGCCTGCTGCGGCTGTGGGAGGTACAGGGCGGCCCGGAGCTGCTGCGGGAGGCGGAGGCGGCGGCCGAGCGAGCCGTCGCGCACCCCAGGGCGCTGCGTGAACGGGCCGCGCTCGCAAGGGTGTTGCACTCCGCCGCCATCGACCGCAGGCGCCGCGGCGACAATCGCGGCGCGCTCGACCTCCTGCAGCGCGCCGACCGCGAGTACGCGGTGGCCTGCGCGGCGACCGAACTGGAGACCGAGGAAGCACTCGGGCTCACCCTGGAGCGGGTGCGCGCGCTGGAGACGCAGTGGCGGCTCGGCGGCGACAGCGCGCTGCTCCAGAGCGCGGTCGGCATGCTGGAGGCATTCGCCGACGCCTGGCCCGAACGGAGCCAACGCCCGCCCGAACTCCCGCTGGCCCACGGCCGCGTACTGCTGCACCTGTCGGGAGACACCGCCGACGACGAACAGGCCCGGCTGTACGCGGAGCAGGGCGCGCACTCCCTGCGCGACGCCCTCGACCCGGGCCCCGGCCATGTGCTCCCCCTCGCGGGCGAACCCTCCCGCGCCCGCGTCCGCATCCTCCTCGACCTCATCGACGCGCTCCTGAAGTCCGGCGGCGCCCTCGACGACGCCCAGGCACGCGTCGACGAGGCCCTGGGCCTGACCCGTGAACAGGGCCTGCGTGCCTCGCTGTTGGTGCGCGCGGGCCGCATCAGGGTGGCGCGGTACGCCGAGTCGGGCGACCCGGGTGAACTGCGGGCCGCCGCCGAGCACTTCGAGCACGCCGCCCGAGGTGTGCCCAGGGACGCCCCCGCGCACGCGGACGTCCTCGCCGAGTGGGGCGAAGTGCTGCTGCGCCGCGCCGTGCTCGACACCGGACCCGGTGCGCGCGAGTCGCTCTCCCGGGCCATCCGGGTGCTGCGCGACTGCCGTACGGAGACCCCCGCGGGCAGCGGCCACCTCGCCCGCCGCCTGCTGCTGCTCGGCCGGGCCCTGATGCTGCGCCACCGCGACCGGGGAGACCGCGTCGATCTGCGCGAGGCCGAACACCTTCTCGGCCTCGCGGCTCAGGAAGCCGGCGAACCGCTGATGGCCGCGCGCTGCTGGCTGGAGCTCGGGCAGGCCCATTTCGAGGCGTACCAGAGCCTGGGCCGCCCCGCGCGCCTCGACGAGGCCGTCGACGCCTTCCGCGCCGCGGCGGAGTCGGCCCGCGATGCCGAGGAGGTCGCCGAGACCGACCGGCGGCGCCAGGAGGCCATGGAGTTGGGCGCGCAGGCGCACCACTGGCGGGGTATGTCCTACGAGGCGGCCGCGCGCCCGCGCGCCGCACGCGAGGCGTACCGGGCTGCCCGGGCCGAGTGGTCGAGGCTGCCCGACGGCGCGGTGGCCACGGGTGAGCCGACCGCCCGGCAGACCGCCCAGCGGCTGGCCGAGCTGGAGTGA
- a CDS encoding HEXXH motif-containing putative peptide modification protein: protein MTLSPVPDRALAELGRTEGGPDTLALLVRDQDTRRLVMLRAVLDAAEGADARVCSADARARVRDDWALLAEADRVAPAGGGAAADRGSAFPGDLAADPASASARDAARDTARDSVIDTTAGPTAKPAAAAPADGPIPDPAATAAATGPTPNPATTPSGYIPPHAPLSPARARLLHPLVGPWARRCLRELGAAAGPPTAEGTRELAHDLAHFSALAAVAAARAGISYAVRLSARDGVLVLPSLGVLRTAAPGDVPVDVVHRRGCLTLRQSGAADITVRLESGTGAWSAAPAWTPSYALPGLLSGAGPMPLDDLDPYRTARGGPRHHGLSGPTTLDDAGRKRWLHSWSGTAAALGLGGEQRVGEVVALLRCLVPLADPPGSAGGGRAGGSCSGTRREAFGAVLSSTPPTPATFAATLVHELQHTKLAALSDMLTLHHAGPQQRYFAPWRPDPRPYDGLLQGAYSHLALADFFQRCALTATRPAHRESAWTLHARYQEQVGAVLPTLVGSGDLTARGRRFVDQMVAVHERLEEHPPPRGQAARARAYVAAARALWAGRRIRPTG, encoded by the coding sequence GTGACACTTTCGCCGGTCCCGGACCGCGCCTTGGCCGAACTCGGCCGCACCGAGGGCGGCCCCGATACTCTCGCGCTCCTGGTGCGCGACCAGGACACCCGACGGCTGGTGATGCTGCGGGCGGTGCTCGACGCGGCGGAGGGTGCCGACGCGAGGGTGTGCTCCGCCGACGCACGGGCGCGGGTACGGGATGACTGGGCGCTGCTGGCCGAGGCGGACCGGGTGGCGCCTGCGGGGGGCGGCGCGGCAGCGGACCGGGGGTCCGCCTTCCCCGGGGACCTGGCAGCGGATCCGGCGTCCGCCTCGGCCAGAGACGCGGCCAGAGACACGGCCAGGGACTCGGTCATAGACACGACGGCAGGCCCGACAGCGAAACCGGCGGCGGCAGCCCCAGCCGACGGCCCGATACCGGACCCGGCGGCCACAGCCGCAGCCACCGGCCCGACACCAAACCCGGCGACCACCCCATCCGGATACATCCCCCCGCACGCCCCTCTCTCGCCGGCTCGCGCCCGCCTCCTCCACCCCCTGGTCGGACCATGGGCCCGGCGATGTCTGCGCGAACTCGGCGCGGCGGCCGGCCCGCCCACCGCGGAGGGGACACGCGAACTGGCACACGACCTGGCCCACTTCAGCGCGCTCGCCGCGGTGGCAGCCGCGCGCGCCGGGATTTCGTACGCCGTGCGGTTGTCGGCCCGGGACGGAGTGCTCGTCCTGCCCTCACTCGGCGTGCTGCGTACCGCCGCACCCGGGGACGTCCCGGTCGACGTCGTCCACCGCCGGGGGTGCCTGACCCTGCGTCAGTCCGGCGCCGCGGACATCACCGTACGTCTGGAGAGCGGGACGGGTGCCTGGTCCGCGGCCCCCGCCTGGACACCCTCGTACGCGCTGCCCGGCCTGCTGTCCGGTGCCGGGCCGATGCCGCTGGACGACCTGGACCCGTACCGCACGGCGCGCGGCGGACCGCGTCACCACGGGCTGAGCGGCCCGACCACGCTCGACGACGCCGGACGCAAACGCTGGCTGCACTCCTGGTCGGGGACCGCCGCCGCGCTGGGTCTCGGCGGTGAGCAGCGGGTCGGGGAGGTCGTGGCCCTGCTGCGGTGCCTGGTTCCGCTGGCCGATCCTCCCGGCTCGGCCGGCGGTGGCCGAGCCGGCGGAAGTTGCAGCGGCACCCGTCGCGAGGCCTTCGGGGCCGTGCTCAGCAGTACGCCGCCCACCCCGGCGACCTTCGCGGCGACGCTCGTGCATGAACTCCAGCACACCAAACTGGCCGCGCTCAGCGACATGTTGACCCTGCATCACGCCGGGCCGCAGCAAAGGTATTTCGCGCCATGGCGCCCGGATCCGCGCCCGTACGACGGCCTGCTGCAGGGCGCGTACTCGCACCTCGCGCTGGCGGACTTCTTCCAGCGCTGCGCGCTCACCGCCACCCGTCCGGCCCACCGGGAGTCGGCGTGGACCCTGCACGCCCGCTACCAGGAGCAGGTCGGGGCGGTGCTGCCGACGCTCGTCGGATCGGGTGACCTGACGGCGCGGGGACGCCGGTTCGTCGATCAGATGGTCGCTGTGCATGAACGGCTGGAGGAACACCCTCCTCCCCGTGGACAGGCGGCGCGGGCGAGGGCGTACGTCGCGGCGGCACGCGCTCTGTGGGCGGGCCGTCGAATTCGCCCAACGGGGTGA
- a CDS encoding FxsB family cyclophane-forming radical SAM/SPASM peptide maturase: protein MHGRCNLACTYCYLYEGPDHTWRARPAAAPPAVLARTASRIGEHARAHGLTAISLVLHGGEPLLAGADTLARFTDLVRDEVPASCTVHATVQTNATLLTEERLAVLARHGIRVGISLDGGLPAHNTRRTDHAGRPSWPAASRGTRLIADRFPGTYAGILTVVDPGTDPVELYESLLDLRPPAIDLLLPHGNWSAPPPGWDSSGAPYGDWLCAVFDRWWDAGRRETRVRLFEECLALLLGLPAATESLGLAPFDAVVVETDGSIEQVDSLKSAYEGAARTGLDVFRHTFDAALRHPGVAARQAGAAALAAGCRACPLLSVCGGGNYAHRYRTGQGFANPSVYCADLERFIRHVAGRLAESAAPARPVSAAAAPSASCEGGTL from the coding sequence ATGCACGGTCGCTGCAACCTCGCCTGCACCTACTGCTACCTGTACGAGGGCCCAGACCACACCTGGCGCGCGCGCCCCGCCGCCGCCCCGCCGGCCGTCCTGGCCCGCACCGCGTCCCGTATCGGCGAGCACGCGCGCGCCCACGGGCTCACGGCGATCTCCCTGGTCCTGCACGGCGGCGAGCCCCTGCTCGCGGGCGCGGACACGCTCGCCCGCTTCACCGATCTCGTCCGTGACGAGGTCCCCGCCTCCTGCACGGTCCACGCCACCGTCCAGACCAACGCCACCCTCCTCACCGAGGAGCGGCTCGCCGTCCTGGCCCGGCACGGCATCCGCGTCGGCATCAGCCTCGACGGCGGCCTGCCCGCGCACAACACGCGGCGCACCGACCACGCAGGACGCCCGTCCTGGCCCGCCGCCTCGCGCGGCACGCGCCTGATCGCCGACCGATTTCCGGGGACGTACGCCGGAATCCTCACGGTCGTGGACCCCGGGACCGACCCCGTCGAGCTGTACGAGTCCCTGCTCGACCTGCGGCCACCGGCCATCGACCTGCTGCTGCCGCACGGCAACTGGTCGGCGCCACCGCCGGGTTGGGATTCCTCGGGTGCCCCGTACGGGGACTGGCTGTGCGCCGTCTTCGACCGCTGGTGGGACGCCGGGCGACGGGAAACCCGCGTACGGCTCTTCGAGGAGTGTCTCGCCCTGCTCCTCGGGCTGCCCGCCGCGACCGAGTCGCTGGGCCTCGCGCCCTTCGACGCTGTGGTGGTGGAGACCGACGGGTCGATCGAGCAGGTCGACTCGCTCAAGTCCGCCTACGAGGGCGCCGCGCGGACCGGCCTCGACGTCTTCCGCCACACCTTCGACGCGGCGCTGCGCCACCCGGGCGTGGCCGCACGACAGGCGGGCGCCGCCGCGCTGGCCGCGGGCTGCCGGGCCTGCCCACTGCTCTCCGTCTGCGGCGGCGGCAACTACGCGCACCGCTACCGCACCGGACAGGGCTTCGCCAACCCCTCCGTCTACTGCGCCGACCTCGAGCGCTTCATCCGCCATGTGGCGGGGCGGCTGGCAGAGAGCGCCGCCCCCGCTCGCCCGGTGTCCGCCGCCGCGGCACCGTCCGCCTCTTGCGAAGGGGGCACCCTGTGA